The DNA region TTTTCTTACATTTTGAATGGTTTAAATATAATAAAACCTATAGTTTATCGGTTGGGGTACGCTACGAATGTTTAATTTTGCCCATATTTTTTAGTCCATGTCAGATACAGATGCACTTAACTTACCTAAATCTAGCCTACCAAGAATTGTAATTGTTGGTGGAGGATTTGGAGGGGTAGCCTTAGCAAAAAAATTAAGTAAGAAAGAAGTACAAGTTGTGCTTCTGGACAAGAATAATTATCACACGTTTCAACCATTATTGTATCAGGTCTCTACAGGTGGCCTTGAGCCGGATTCTATCGCATACCCTATTAGAAAGATATTACAGGATTACAGTAATTTTTTCTTTCGCTTGGCGGAAGTGCAAAACGTAGAGCCGCAATCAAAAACGGTTACCACTAACATTGGTAAACTAGGATATGATTATTTGGTAATAGCGGCAGGTTCAACCACCAATTTTTTTGGTAATACAGAGATAGAGGCCAATGGTATGGCTATGAAAAGTATACCACAATCCTTGAACCTTAGAAGCCTTATTCTTGAAAATTTTGAACAAGCGTTATTAACGGATGACCTTCATGAGCGGGATGCTTTAATGAATTTTGTGATTGTGGGAGGAGGGCCTACGGGTGTTGAGTTAGCAGGTGCCTTAGCTGAAATTAAAAAGGGAATACTTCCTAAAGATTATCCAGATTTAGATACGCGTAGGGCGCAAATAAATTTGATCCAGTCCGGGAATCAGATCTTAAAGGGAATGAGTGATAACGCATCTAAAAAAGCCGAAGATTTTCTTGAAGGCCTTGGCGTCAATATTTGGAAAAACACTAGGGTTGTTAGCTATGATGGCAAAACGGCAGGTACCAAGACAGACCTTGTTTTTGAAGCAGCTACCCTTGTTTGGGCCGCTGGTGTAAAAGGCGTACCTATTGGTGGCTTGGATGCCGAGGAGTTTTTGGTTCCGGGTAACCGACTAAAGGTAAATGAATTCAATCAAGTTGAGGGTCAAGAGGCTATTTTTGCTATTGGCGATATTGCCTGCATACAGACCGAAGATACACCTCGTGGTCATCCAATGATGGCGCAACCTGCTATTCAACAAGGGCGAAATCTAGGAGATAATTTATTGCGATTGGTGCGTAATGAGCCTCTGGAGCCTTTTGTGTATAAGGATAAGGGAACCATGGCCACAGTAGGTAGGAATAAGGCAGTGGTAGATTTAAAAAAGTATAGATTTCAAGGGGTCTTTGCCTGGTTCGTTTGGATGTTCGTGCACCTTTTCTTTTTAATAGGATTTAGAAATAGGGTAGTGGTATTCGTAAACTGGGTGTATAATTATGTGCGTTTTGATAGGGAAGCACGATTGATCATACGTCCCTACCAACGCGATTATTCCTTGTTTAAAAATCAGAAGACTTTATAGATAGCTGCTTGATATGGGTTAAGTTCAAAACTGTGGTCTGTTTTGTGACTAGCGGCATTGTCATTTGAAATTACTAGTTGTGCTTGATTAAATTGCACTTCATCCAGGTCTACCAAACTTAATTCCGTGGAGAAGTTTAGCAGCACTAAAAATCGTTCTTCTTCCCATGTACGTAAATAGGCATAAACCTTCTCGTTGTCCTTTAATAGCAGACGGTATGAACCATATACTAGTCCTAGGGAGTCTTTACGAACTTGTACCATTTTTCTAAAGTAGTTGAGAACGGAATCCGTTTCCGTTTCCTGTTCGGCAACGTTAATTCCTTCCTTAAAATTTTCGTTTACTTTAAGCCATGGTTTTTCTTCTGAAAAGCCTGAATTAATATCCGTGTTCCATTGCATTGGAGTTCTGGCATTGTCCCTTCCGGCTTTTTTTTCATCATTTATAAAAGCTTCTAAATCGCCTCCTGCTTTTTTGATGCTTTTATAGCGTGTTAGGGTATTGATATCTTGGTAATCTGTAATACTGTCGAACTTTATATTGGTCATGCCAATTTCTTCACCATAAAGAAAGTAGGGGGTACCGCGCATGGAAAGTAAAAAGGTTTGCAATAAAGTTGCCGAGTTTTTCCAGTGCGCCTTAGAATCGTTGCCCCAGCGGCTTACACTCCTTGGAAAATCGTGATTGTTTAGGTACAGGCTTCCCCACCCTTTTTTTGAAAAAGTATCATCCCAATCAGAGAATATTTTTTTAAATTCAGTCAGTTTCCAAGGTTCTTGGCTCATTTTAAATGTTTCACCCGGCTCTCTGTCCAATCCCATAAGGTCAAAATGAAAGAACATATTTAGTTCGTTCCGGTCTTCATCAACAAAATCCAATGCTTGCTCTTTATGAACGCCGGGAGCTTCACCCACGGTCATTACATCATATTTACTAAGAACTTTTCTATTCATTTCTCGTAAATAATCATGCAAATTCGGGCCTTCTGCGTAATAGGTAATGAAATCCCCTTTATAGCGCTTAGGAAGTTCAGGATAGTCAATGTCTTTGGATATGGAAGAAATAACGTCCATACGAAAGCCGTCTATACCTTTATCGAACCAAAAGGTCATAAGGTCATATACCTCTTGTCGCACTTTAGGGTTTTCCCATTTTAGGTCAGGCTGCTTGCCAGAGTAGTAGTGCAGGTAGTAGGCGTCTGTAGGCTTATCATATTTCCATGCATTGCTATCCACATCAAAATAGCTAAACCGTTTTGGTGGTGTGCCTTTTTCCGCGGGCCACCAGTGGTAATAATCACGATATGGATTATCCCTGGATTTTCTGGACTCTACAAACCATTGGTGCTCATCACTACTATGATTTACCACAAGGTCCATTACCAAACGAAGGTTCCTTTTCTTCATTTCTGCCATAAGCTCATCTATATCTGCCATGGAGCCAAACTCGGCCATGATATCTCTGTAGTTGGAAATATCGTATCCGTTATCGTCATTTGGAGAGGTATAAACAGGGTTAAGCCAAATAATGTCTACCCCCAGACTTTGTATGTAGTCCAGTCTTTTGATTATTCCTTGTAAATCGCCCACTCCATTACCTGTAGTGTCTTGAAAACTTCTTGGATATATCTGGTAGACAACACCTTCTTTCCACCATTTTCGCTCAGAACTATTGCTCATATTCAACTATTTAGCTTTAAAGATAGAATTAGTAAATGAAAGAAAACGGCGTTAAAGTATATGCGCTGGAACTACAACGTTTTCGGTTCATAAATTTCTTTGATCACTAGTTTTGTGAGCTAAGAATTGCAATTTGATGTTTAATTAAAAGGTTAAATTTATAAGAAACGGACTACATAATTTTGAGTGATGCTTATATTTATCAAAACAAATCATAACTATGATTACGCTGGTACGAATCATATTTTTTCTTCTTTGTGCGGCTATAGGAAAAGCTCAAAATCCGGTTCTTGATCTCAACCTGGGGCAATACCAATTAGCTAAAAGCTCTAAATTCTATACAAACGGTTTTGCTTATCCTGTTTTTATGGATAATGAAATGCATACACAAGCTACCATAGGTTACCAGTTTGATGATAATTTTATGATGGAACTTCAAAATTATTATAATACTTATAGGACTCATGATTTACACCGTGCAGAATTGGAGCTGAAATATTACCTAAATAACAAGCTGTACTTATTTAGCGGGGTAGCTATTGAGAAATCATTAGATAAACATGGTCAAGAAGCGCCCAAACCCCAATTTATGTTAACAAATGGTGTGGGTTACGAAGTAAAAACAAATACGATGATGGAAGCAAGGTATGATCTGAACATCAATAAAAACGAAAATAAGGCTCCGGGAAAATCTAGTATGTTTAGTGTTCTAAGCAAATTTAAGTTTTAGACGAGCAGTGTTAAACCCTTGTTTACTTTTACTTATTATTTTAAAAAAATTGATATTCTCAATTAGGTTAATCGGCTTTTTTGTAATCATTTATTTTTCTTTTCAAAAGGTTAAACTTTTCAGAATCAGACCTTAGGGTCATTGACTATTCTTATATTTAGGGAAGTAAAACCAAGCTATGATTACACTGGTTAGAATCCTATTTATTTTTCTCTGTATGATTGTAGGAAGGGCTCAAAACCCTCAAAAGTCAAGTGCGTTTGAACCACAAGTTG from Zobellia alginiliquefaciens includes:
- a CDS encoding NAD(P)/FAD-dependent oxidoreductase, encoding MSDTDALNLPKSSLPRIVIVGGGFGGVALAKKLSKKEVQVVLLDKNNYHTFQPLLYQVSTGGLEPDSIAYPIRKILQDYSNFFFRLAEVQNVEPQSKTVTTNIGKLGYDYLVIAAGSTTNFFGNTEIEANGMAMKSIPQSLNLRSLILENFEQALLTDDLHERDALMNFVIVGGGPTGVELAGALAEIKKGILPKDYPDLDTRRAQINLIQSGNQILKGMSDNASKKAEDFLEGLGVNIWKNTRVVSYDGKTAGTKTDLVFEAATLVWAAGVKGVPIGGLDAEEFLVPGNRLKVNEFNQVEGQEAIFAIGDIACIQTEDTPRGHPMMAQPAIQQGRNLGDNLLRLVRNEPLEPFVYKDKGTMATVGRNKAVVDLKKYRFQGVFAWFVWMFVHLFFLIGFRNRVVVFVNWVYNYVRFDREARLIIRPYQRDYSLFKNQKTL
- a CDS encoding glycoside hydrolase family 13 protein — protein: MSNSSERKWWKEGVVYQIYPRSFQDTTGNGVGDLQGIIKRLDYIQSLGVDIIWLNPVYTSPNDDNGYDISNYRDIMAEFGSMADIDELMAEMKKRNLRLVMDLVVNHSSDEHQWFVESRKSRDNPYRDYYHWWPAEKGTPPKRFSYFDVDSNAWKYDKPTDAYYLHYYSGKQPDLKWENPKVRQEVYDLMTFWFDKGIDGFRMDVISSISKDIDYPELPKRYKGDFITYYAEGPNLHDYLREMNRKVLSKYDVMTVGEAPGVHKEQALDFVDEDRNELNMFFHFDLMGLDREPGETFKMSQEPWKLTEFKKIFSDWDDTFSKKGWGSLYLNNHDFPRSVSRWGNDSKAHWKNSATLLQTFLLSMRGTPYFLYGEEIGMTNIKFDSITDYQDINTLTRYKSIKKAGGDLEAFINDEKKAGRDNARTPMQWNTDINSGFSEEKPWLKVNENFKEGINVAEQETETDSVLNYFRKMVQVRKDSLGLVYGSYRLLLKDNEKVYAYLRTWEEERFLVLLNFSTELSLVDLDEVQFNQAQLVISNDNAASHKTDHSFELNPYQAAIYKVF